Part of the Pseudoliparis swirei isolate HS2019 ecotype Mariana Trench chromosome 18, NWPU_hadal_v1, whole genome shotgun sequence genome is shown below.
TACGTAGCCAATTCCTAGAAAAAGGAACAATAAAATTAAAACTGAAAGCAATGCAGCAGATGGAATTAATCCCAGGATTATATTTTGATGCTATATAtttgaagaaatatatattttttaaacctgtCATACCTAATTTCTCTTCCTGTTGTCTTTGGGCTGTccgaaaaaataataatttaatataaatatgttgaaaacatgaataaatagaCAGCACTGCCCAGTTaaaccctctctctcctccctcaccctcGGTCAGCTTATCAGCGATCAGAGTGCTGTCCGGTCCGTCCTCGGCGCCGGGCTTGATGAACACCATGGAGGTGAGAGGGGTGACGAAGTTGTAGCGCAGAGACATCTCCAAGACCCTGATGAAGGCGGTGGCTTTCTCTTCTGGGGTTCCACTCGTGCTGCAAGAAGGACAAATGTACCGACGTTGTTATATGGAAGAAAAAACAGCCAACATCTATAAATGAATTTTCACTGGCCCTCAGATGAAGCTCAAAAAGTATCATGAACAAAGATGTCCGGTATGAGCTTGAGTGACACACCTCTTCTCCATTAGTTGCTGGATGGTGAGGTACGCCCACAGACGCTCCGTGAAATGCCTAAATATGTACTCCTCATTTGGATACATCACATCCCATTCCAGAGCACTGGCCTGGCCCTGCACCAGGAAGTCCGTCTCAGACTATAACGAGAATGAATATTCATGAATAAACAGAGTAATAAGCACACTTCTTCCTTTCAACTATCTAACATATTccgtcattttcttcttctcctcaccccTTGGCCGAACACCTCCACCATGAAGATGTCCATGTAGCTGTCCGTCATCCGGCCGGCCACCACGATCTCTGAGCCGTTATACAGCCGGGTGAAGTGGTGGGTGGTCAGGGAGTCCACCACGTTGCCTGGGTAACGCAGATCCACCTCCGAAAGCAGAGGACTGGCCACCTCGACATAGAAACCCTGCAACAAATTTATATCACTAGTTTGACACAATTGTAGAAGAATGTGACATTACAGAGAGCTGCAGGGATAACGTAACTTTGTTGGCTAACCCCTGAATGGAGCATCGTACGACAAAAAGTAGTCGGTGTGATCGTGGCTAGCGTCCACATTTTAGCGCAAATAAAATATCCTTCGCTTTTTTTGAGGCATTTAACCAAAAgcccaataaaataaaaagtcatcaagatgagggaacaggaagtgcaaaGTACGAACTACCTTTCAGGTTTCAGGACTCATTCCTATGTATTTTTAAGTGTAATAATTAGCCTCTAAACATATATTGCGAGCCGAAAAAAAAGGCTCCACCTGAAGTTGAAGGGCTGCATCTGAACCCTGGAAGATTCTGCGGGCCAATCCCTTGTTCTGTTGGCTCATCACATCCAGGAAGGAGTAATCCACATCATTTCCAAATCCAAGGCAGAACAGAGACATTTTGCCTCCGATGGCAGATCTAACTTTCTCTTGGATGGCCGGGACGGAAGTCACTCCTTTAAAACGCACAACAAGCAGAAAGTGAACGCTAAATATGAAGTGCATGAATCCAAAAGCTGGGTAGCGTGGACACTCTGCGTTCTTACCGCTCGTTGACATCCCATCAGTCAGTAAAATAACCATATCCACGCTTCTCTCCGGGAGCTTCTTGTCCTGCCTGTCTTTGATCAGCATTTTCACGCCTCTCAACACTCCACCGAGGATATCGGTGACTTGAAGGAAAACACACAGCGGATCATGAAACATGAGTGTATTTCTACCATTTTAGGAGTTACGCATGACATTTAGCACAGTATCAATTCACAGTATCGTCAAAGTAGCATCGTATCAATAACCTCCTTTTGGACGTATGGTCTTGATGTAGGCCATGCCTTCGGCCACGTTTTTCTTGGTCGCTTTGGAGAATGACTCCCTCCAGCAGTCGGTCGAAGCATTAAACTGGATGAGGGCAAAGTGGTCGTCTTCGTGCAGGTCTTTGAGGATGGCCAGCATTGCCTCGTGCGTCTGCAAGGAGCcacaaggtcagaggtcaaaaccTGTGCGTGCGGGTCCTCAATAAATCGGAAGACGCATGAATTAAACGTCGGCAGGGTCTCTCACCTGCTCCATCTTCGTTCCCCGCATCGATCCGCTCCTGTCGATCACGAACGCCACGTTCTTCGGGACTCTCGGCAGGTCGTTGGGAGCGAAGAAGTGCACAAAGTACCCGTTCACGATCTGAAGGGATGGGAATCGACGAAGATTGAAAAAGGGCAAAAGAATGCAAGAATGTTCCCCCTCTAAAATGCTGGTATGTTATTCAAATGTGCATTCTTCAACAGATGCTCGAGTTTGTGTTGACGGCTGACCTGAACGTCCCCGAGGTTCTTTCTTCGCGTCATGTCGTACTTGATGATGAAATCTCCGTCGATGAGCGTTCCCTCACAATTTGGACACTTCCTCTGCTCATCCATGGTCGGCGAGAAAGAGATGCGCGCCTGACAAAGGGATGGCGACGCGACTAGTTTAGCTCACTCGTGTTTGGTGGAAAATAAGTGAGGATTCAGACTTTAAAGGTCTTTAAGGGGCCCGTTGTTGTAGCGCCTACCTTGTTTTCTGTGACTACTTTCTCCACCAGGGGCATCAGCTCGTTGGAAAGGAAGGTTGCATGGGCATCCACATTATCAAAGCCCTGAGGCTCATAGATGTTTACCACAATCtgtctccccacacacacacacacacacagagaaacacacacagttatcaCTGAGACAGATCAAGTTATTGTCATGTAAAGTCTCATTCATGACACAAGTTCTTCCTCACACTGTGCAATTCCTAACACTCGACAAACATTTGTCGTTTTTAATAAAACTGAATGAGGAAAGTTGTTTCCTACCTGAAAATCCTTCACCCGTTGTTTGGGTTTGACTCGAGTCAGGATCTCATACTGGCCCAGTGTCCTCTGAAGGAGCTCCTCGTAGGTCAGGATGAAAGTCACGCTGCTCTCGGCCGGGATGTTGACCGACACTGAAAACGTCTCCATCTTCCTTCCAGAAACTCTGTCATGAAACAAAATCACCGACGACGTCCTGTCATGTTAAAATGATCCGCCCTGAATCAGTGGAGGTTTCGATGCTTTTTTGACTGCATTCTGTATTTTGTCATCTGGACCGACTCACTTGACCAGTCCAACAGTGTGTCCATAGGAAGCAGCATTGTCGTACTCTTTCTTGGCTTTCCCTTTCTCCTTCACCGCCCCGACATACACCTCGCCGTTAATTTCCCTGCGAGGAACAAACATGGAGGAACTCATTCATTCCCACTGTATCATTGAGGAAAAACTCCCACAGAAAAAGGTGGAAGAGGACGACTGACATGCTGAAGTTGACGATGAAGGCCGTCTTGGGCAGGTCCGCTTCGAAGAAGATCTCCTGTGCGGTCTTGGCCTTGTTCAGAGCCTTGGAGGTCGTGACGGTGTGGGCGAACCGAGACGTCACCGTGCACTCCACCTTCACGCTGTACACCTCCACCTGAGGCAGAAGGACAGGGGAGAGATTGAGCCTCCACCCACCAGCGCTTCACATACAGCATGTATGAAGCCCGTTAAGAGCTGCACCTGGGGTCAGTCCACAGGGCGCTGCCGCTGATTGCCGCCAAAGAAAACGATCAcacattattttgaaaaaattgAAGACATTATGTCACTGATtccacggtgacatcacacagAGTGTTGTGTGAGAGCGGTGCGGTGACTCAACCTGGGTGCTGCGTCCTACAATTTGGAGACTAGACTCCTTTTTGGTGAATTGAGTTATTCTCAATGGCTTCATTGACACACTTAGCGACCCGTCTATCAACCGAGAGAAGGACCGGCATATggcttaataaaaaataatactttCATTATCTTTTTCTGTTCTGCTCCGTTACTGACAGGATGAATAAAGTTGCGGTGAACTGAATATTACTGATTTATCGTTAATAGATACAAACTATAGATACTGATGGATTATTTTCTTACCTCGGCTTCATTTCTTTTCTGGAacaaagaaaggagaaaaaaagtgagTTGGAAAATCAAGACTGCTCATATCACGGAAAGGTTATCGGCCACTGTTCATGCATCATGCATCATGCATCATGCTACATGCATGATGCTACATGCATCATGCTACATGCATCGTGCTACATACTACATGCATCATGCTACATGCATCATGCTACATGCATCATGCATCATGCTACATGCATCATGCTACATGCATCGTGCTACATACTACATGCATCATGCTACATGCATCACGCAAAATGCACCATGTTACATGCACCATGCTAAATGCATCATTTATTGAGCTACTTGCATCATGCATCATGCTACATGCATCGTGCTACATACTACATGCATCATGCTACATACTACATGCATCATGCTACATGCATCATGCATCATGCAAAATGCACCATGTTACATGCATCATGCATCATGCTACATGCATCGTGCTACATACTACATGCATCGTGCTACATACTACATGCACCATGCATCATGCTACATAAGTAcataacatttaatttagctgataATATGAAGCATCAACTTGGCCTCGTCGATCTGTAAATTGTTTCTCACGAGTACATGCAGGTTTTCCTCAGCTCCTCtcacctcatgtcctctctccttgtgtttgtcatctcctctctccttgtgtttgtcatctcctctctccttgtgtttgtcatctcctctctcctctcgtttgtcatctcctctctcctggtgtctgtcatctcctctctccttgtgtttgtcatgtcctctctccttgtgtttgtcatgtcctctctccttgtgtttgtcatctcctctctcctctcgtttgtcatctcctctctcctggtgtctgtcatctcctctctcctggtgtctgtcatctcctctctcctctcgtttgtcatctcctctctcctggtgtctgtcatctcctctctcctctcgtttgtcatctcctctctccttgtgtctgccgcctcctctctcctggtgtctgccgcctcctctctcctggtgtctgtcatctcctctctcctggtgtctgtcatctcctctctcctggtgtctgtcatctcctctctcctggtgtctgtcatctcctctctcctggtgtctgtcatctcctctctcctggtgtctgtcatctcctctctcctggtgtctgtcatctcctctctcctggtgtctgtcatctcctctctcctggtgtctgccgcctcctctctccttgtgtttgtcatctcctctctcctggtgtctgtcatctcctctctcctggtgtctgccacctcctctctcctggtgtctgtcatctcctctctcctggtgtctgtcatctcctctctcctggtgtctgccgcctcctctctcctggtgtctgccgcctcctctctcctggtgtctgtcatctcctctctcctggtgtctgccgcctcctctctccttgtgtttgtcatctcctctctcctggtgtctgtcatctcctctctcctggtgtctgtcgcctcctctctcctggtgtctgccgcctcctctctcctggtgtctgtcatctcctctctcctggtgtctgtcgcctcctctctcctggtgtctgtcatctcctctctcctctcgtttgtcatctcctctctcctggtgtcTGCCAGCTCCTCTGGGTTCGGCAActcctctctcctggtgtcggtcatctcctctctcctggtgtcggtcatctcctctctcctggtgtctgtcatctcctcttgtctcctgaaATACAAACACAGCAGGCTGAACCAATGGGATGCCTAGATATGGATAACATGACCCAACGtattcaaaaacaacaacattgcatTCTGTGTCGTAGAATAGATACACATAAAAAAGAGGAGACAGTAAAACCCAAATaaatcttgtttttgttctaaAACGATGTGCTTTCAAATTGAATATCAGAAGAAGCCGAGCGTGTGACGTTACCTGCCGAGCGTCGTTGCCCCCGGAGATGACCATGGCCTCATGGGCCGAGCCGGGCAGCCAGAGGCAGGCGCAgccccacagcagcagcagtccaACACCCTGCAGTCCAGACATGACCAAACTCACACTGAACACACTCTGAATTCACTGGCGGTGATatagaaaaaaaatgtgtccaagaggaggagggacccaaaaaaaacacagcactCAGTTCAGATTGCAGCGTCTGTATTTACGATATGAGGCGTCTATATTTTGACTAAAAGATACGGGTAGAATACTCGTATCACGATGTCTTTAGCTGTTTATGAACACTTTTGATGAGTCAGCAGATACGTACACGTTTGCTGGACTCTCTCACTCAACTTTCCCTGCTTCACTtcatgagtgtgtttgtgttgttttccaCTCGCGAAGCACAGAAATGCAAATCAGGCAAAGTAAAATGTTTTCTGAACATATAGAAGTCATTTATAGTGCAGATGAACCCGACCACTGGGACAAATAAACTGGACCACAGAACGTCTTGTGACCCCCGGTGACCTCACCGATTTCACCTGAAAAGATGCCGAATGATATAAATGATCCTCTTTTTGTAGTTATACTaataaaaaactagaacgggcactcggtagagtgcataccttcgcatatcacaagattgggcattggattatgaacatgttggcattagttgcatgccaattggatagaaattgaccgcgctatggtaaaaagaggattttgaccttttcatgaccttgacctttgacccgatcaatcccaaaatataatcaaatggtccccggataataaccaatcatcccaccaaatttcatgtgattcggtttaatactttttgagttatgcgagtaacacgcatacaaataaataaataaatacacggtgatcaaaacataaccttccgcattttcaatgcgaagacattaacaaactagaacgggcactcggtagagcgcatacattcgcatatcacaagattggatattgaattatgaaaatgttggcattagttgcatgccaattggatcgaaattgaccgtgctatggtaaaaagaagatgttgaccttttcatgaccttgacctttgacctgattgatcccaaaatctaatcaaatggtccccggataataaccaagtatcccaccgaatttcatgcgattcggtttaatactttttgagttatgcgaataacacgcatacaaataaataaataaataaataaataaatacacggcgatcaaaacataaccttccgcattttcaatgcgaaggtaataagacaaCATTTCAATACAGGGGGCAATCCTTTATTTAGGAAAAATggtcagtaaaaaaaagaaagagaagaagacaaataAACATTCTTTCGCAACACTGATAACAAATCTCACATCTCATTTACAATCCAATCCATTACATCCTGTATTCACTCCAGGCACATAACAAAATAACTGCTATCAACACAACACACTGGCATACAAGTACACAATGCATCTCTCTTTAatcatcaccacacacacacaaaaaagacactGGAAAAACCACAAATTGCATCATCGCCATGGACTCGGAGCCGCTGAGGCTACTTGCTGAACGCGCTGGCTCCGGGAGCTTTGGCTTCGGCCGGCGCGCCGAGAGCCGTCTCCGTCCCCGACCTCACGCCGCTGAACACGGACGGAGCCACTTTGCCCATACGTTCTGCAGGGAAGGAGACACAGGAAACACCTTAAGGAAGCACGACTCCATCGCTCTGCCAGTCTCGTGTTTAGGGTGCAGCTCTTTCGACAACTTCTCGTGTCACTGCCTCTGGATTCCGTGGTGGAAATGTGTCACCGTGTCCTTCTGAATGTGACGATATCTTGACCTGGCACAGTCATGTAATTCATCTTATCATTGTTTAGgttctcttgtctctctgtccctcacTCTGTACCTTTCAGGGCCGCAGCCGGGGAACATCGCACATGCATCGAGACCTTTGGTGCCGGAGGGTGGGAGggcaaacattaaaaaaatgatggTATGTGTATAAAACTATTTTTCTGGATCACACCTCCTGACCATTCAATTGAATTATTCCAAGTATCTGTTTAATACATGCTTAAAGACATGTGAAGTGTTTCATGTTATCTCTTTCAATCACTCCAAATTATCTCTcaagaataatttaaaatagcAAGTTTCAATTAGCAAGCTGCGGTCTATGAATGTTTGCTTTTTAATGTTgattctgaacacacacacacacacacacacacacacacacacacacacacacacacacacacacacacacacacacacacacacacacacatggatgggTAAAGTTTAAAGGGCAGCAGGGCTGTGAGCGTCTGTCACCTATAGCTGCAGATTTAATTGTGACTAAACCCAACAACAACAGGCATTACAGCataaatcaaatgaaatgtAGTGACGTCATTTTAGTTGTTTAATACATTTAAGTAAGGTACATGTGCGCGTGCGCTAGAGCCAAACTGTCTGTCCAGGTCTTTCGCTTGAGCATTAGTAAATTTCACGAATGTTCACGTTACATATTTCTACATCCGGTTTCCTGTCGCAGGGTTAATAATTAGAAGCGTCAGCAACCGGAAGTGAGTTCAACGGGATGACGGATTAACTAACACTGCGGTTGGTTTCGTTAAcatcagctcttcttcttcttcttcttcttcttcttcttcttcttcttcttcttcttcttcttcttcttcttcttcttcttcttcttcttcttcttcttcttcttcttcttcttcttcttcttcttcttcttcttcttcttcttcttcttcttcttcttcttcttcttcttcttcttcttcttcttctgcgcaTCGTGAACCAGTCTtccctggtggtctagtggttagGATTCGGCGCTCTCACCGCCGCGGCCCGGGTTCGATTCCCGGTCAGGGAACTCACTTTTTAACATGCAATAGAGTAAAATGTTATTAAACAAaaggttttaacccttgtgttgccttagggtcattttgaccccaatcaatattacaccctccccccgctttaggattaatttgaccccattcaatgtttaatgtcggtgttctttcggtagtcaacaaacaaacataaagtgcctcacacttaaacttggaaaacaatattaattctaataattttctggaggttttaattgctggcgtcaaattgaacccaaagggtaaaatatgttagtaaatataaaggtaacaggagggtgaaacattgaatcgggtcaaaatgacccaaaggcggggggagggtgtaatattgattcgggtcaaaatga
Proteins encoded:
- the LOC130207846 gene encoding inter-alpha-trypsin inhibitor heavy chain H3-like, producing the protein MEINGEVYVGAVKEKGKAKKEYDNAASYGHTVGLVKVSGRKMETFSVSVNIPAESSVTFILTYEELLQRTLGQYEILTRVKPKQRVKDFQIVVNIYEPQGFDNVDAHATFLSNELMPLVEKVVTENKARISFSPTMDEQRKCPNCEGTLIDGDFIIKYDMTRRKNLGDVQIVNGYFVHFFAPNDLPRVPKNVAFVIDRSGSMRGTKMEQTHEAMLAILKDLHEDDHFALIQFNASTDCWRESFSKATKKNVAEGMAYIKTIRPKGVTDILGGVLRGVKMLIKDRQDKKLPERSVDMVILLTDGMSTSGVTSVPAIQEKVRSAIGGKMSLFCLGFGNDVDYSFLDVMSQQNKGLARRIFQGSDAALQLQGFYVEVASPLLSEVDLRYPGNVVDSLTTHHFTRLYNGSEIVVAGRMTDSYMDIFMVEVFGQGSETDFLVQGQASALEWDVMYPNEEYIFRHFTERLWAYLTIQQLMEKSTSGTPEEKATAFIRVLEMSLRYNFVTPLTSMVFIKPGAEDGPDSTLIADKLTEAQRQQEEKLGIGYVHTPKYVPAHTHTYLVDGDPHFMIELPNREDALCFNLDDKPGTIFNLVRDPDQGILVNGEILGDKKVSPNGKLNTYFCRFGIEHRALGLKLDVSTHDISVTQDGKRVTYLWSDTASVKGPKMDLLLTKDCSLMVTLRDSVKFVILLHKVWSGHPFHRDYLGFYTLDSHLMSPSVHGLLGQFYHGIEYEVSDVRQGEDPEKPDATMHVKGHELNVTRGWQRDFRSDMKSGINVPCWFVHSNGTGLIDGDAADYVVSGLFK